CCGGCCAGGGCGCGCGCTCGCCTCCGACCTCGTGTGGCTCGGGGGCATCGCCGTGCTGCTCGTCGCGCCGATCGCGCTCGACGAGCGTGCGGTGATGCTCGCGTGGTTCGCGGTGATCGCGGCGAGCGCCGCGACGGGGCTCGTGCTGACGCGGCCGATCCTCTCGCTGCGGCACGCGAGCGCGCTCGTCGAGCGCGGCGGCGGCGCCCGCGGCGGCTCGACGGTCGTGGCGCTGCTGTCGACGGGCACGGCGCTCGCGCTGTCGACGCTCGTCGCCGCGACCTTCGGGGCGGCCGCGAGCGGCAGCCTGCTGGGCGCGGGCACGCTGCTGGGGCCGGTGAACCTGCTGCTCGCGCTGCTCGACCTCGCGGTGCTCGGACGCATCGTGGGGCTGCCGCCGCCGCATCGCCGGCACGTGCTCGTGCGCGTGCTCGCCGCGCTGTGGGTCGTGCAGCTCGCGTGGACGCTCGTGCTGCTCGCGCTGCCGACCGCCGTCGGCGAGGCGGTGCTCGGCGCGACGTGGCCCGGGGCGCACGCGCTCGTGGGGCTCGTGAGCGTCGAGTACGCCGTCGCCGCGGCCGTCGCGGTCGTGTCGCTCGATCTCAAGGTGCGCGACGTCGGAGGCGCCATGGTGCTCGCGCGCATCGCGGCAGGGGTCGTCGTGCTCGGCGGCACGGCGCTGCTCGCGGCGCTCGCCGCACCCCTCGTCGCCGTGCCGTTCGCGATGCTCGCGGGCACCGTCGCCGCCCTGGCGATCGTGCTCGCGGGCGTCGCGCGCCCGCCCGTGCGCATCCATCGGCGCACGTTCGAGGAGGTCGCGGCATGAGCGTCGACCGCAGGATCGTGGTGGAGGCGAGCGCCGTCGGCGTCGTCGGAGCCGTGCTGGCAGCCGTGGGCCTCGGCCCCATCGCGCTCGCCATCGCCGGCGCCGTCGCCGCGTGCGCGTGGCTCGCCCGGCAGGGGGTCTTCCGACTCGCGCTCGGCCTCGTCGTCGTGACGACGCTCGGCGCCGCCTCGTCGGTCGAGGTCTGGGCATCCGTCTCGACCTACGGCAGGCTCGCCGCCCTCGGCCTGCTCGCGATCGCCGTGCTGCGCGAGCCCACCGCATCCGACGCCCCCACGGCGTCGCAGCGGTCGGTGCTCGGCGCGCTCGTCGCGATCGCGGGCGTCGCGACGGCGACGACGCTGTGGACGATCGACGTGTCGACGACGCTCGAGCAGATCGTGCTGCTGTGGACGATGGTCGTCATCGCCGCCGTCGCCTCGCGCCGTCGGTGGCGCACGGTCGAGGTCGTCGTCGGCGACGTGCGCGTCATGGTCGCGGTCATCGCGATCGTGCTGGTCGCCGGCCTCGTCGGCCACTGGCTCGGCGTCGTGCCGCTGCCCTACGGCGGCCGGTTCCAAGGCCTCATGGCCAACCCGAACATGGCCGCGCAGGTGGGCACGCTCGCGATCTTCCTCGCCCTCGCCGTGCTGCGCCTGCGGCGATCGTGGATCGCGCTCGCCTGCATCGCCACCTCGGCCGCGACCATCCTGCTGTCGGAGTCGCGCACGGCCATCGTCGCCGTCGTCATCGGCGTCGTCTGGATGGCGGTGCTCGCCGGGGCGCGCGGGCTCGTCGCCGTCGTGGGCCTGGGCATCGCTGGCCTGTGCGCGGCGACGCTGCTGGGGCCGAGTCCGCTGCAGCTCGCGCTGGGACGCTTCGGCGAGGTCACGGCCGGCGACGGCCTCTCGGGCCGCAGCTTCATCTGGTCGGCAGGCCTCGACGCCGTCGCCGACCGCGCGCACGGCTGGGGCTGGGGCACGAGCGACCTCGTGCTCGCCGACGCCTACCGCGCGGGTGCCACACGCGAGCTCGCGCTCACCTTCCACAACAGCCTGCTGCAGGTCGCCGTCGAGGGCGGCGTGCTCGCCGCCGTGCTGCTGCTCGTCGCCTACGCGGGCATCGTCGTGCCGATGCTGCGCACGCGGCGCTCGAGCGTCGCCGCAGCGTTGTCGGGCCTCGCGGTCGCGGGCATCGTCGCGCAGATGTCGGAGTCGGGCGTCTTCGGCACCGGCCAGGTCTTCCCGTACCTCTTCTGGTTCGGCGTCTGCGCGCTGCTCGGCCTGCACGCGGCCGCGCGCAGCGAACCCGGGCTCCCCGCCGAGGCGGGCGTGCGGATGGTGAGGCGATGAGCGGGGCGGCGCACGTGCGCCTGCGCGTGCTCGTCTCCGCCCCGCTGTTCCCGCCCGCGTTCCGCGGCGGCGGACCCATCCGCACGCTCGCGGCGCTCGTCGCGACCGCGCCGCACGACGTCGCCGTCGCCGTCGTGTGCGGCGACCGCGACCTCGGCGCCCCCGAGCCGCTGCCCGTGCCGCGGCGCGACTGGCTGCCGCAGGGCCGCGCGCGCATCCGCTACGTCGACCGCCGCCGCCCCGACGCGGTGCTGCGCGCCCTCGCGAGCGCGCCGCCGCCCGACGTCGTCTACGTCAACGGGCTGTTCGATCCGATCTTCTCGATGCTCGTGCGCGCATGGGCTCGGCAGCGTCGCGTGCAGGTGCTGCTCGCGCCGCGCGGCGAGCTCGCTGCCGGTGCGCTGGCGATCCGCGGCGGCCGCAAGCGCGCGTTCCTGCGCGTCGCCGCCGCCTCCGGTCTCGACGCGGGCGTCGTGTGGCATGCGTCGTCGGATCGCGAGGCCGACGACATCCGTGCGGCGATCGGCGACGACGTCGCCGTCGTCGTGCGCGAGGACGACCACGCCCTGCCGCGGCACGCATCGCGGT
The sequence above is a segment of the Agrococcus jejuensis genome. Coding sequences within it:
- a CDS encoding glycosyltransferase gives rise to the protein MSGAAHVRLRVLVSAPLFPPAFRGGGPIRTLAALVATAPHDVAVAVVCGDRDLGAPEPLPVPRRDWLPQGRARIRYVDRRRPDAVLRALASAPPPDVVYVNGLFDPIFSMLVRAWARQRRVQVLLAPRGELAAGALAIRGGRKRAFLRVAAASGLDAGVVWHASSDREADDIRAAIGDDVAVVVREDDHALPRHASRSASPPGPLRLVFVSRLVPNKGLDVLLEALALVDEPWTLDVHGIAEDAEHAERCRALAEAPGMRDRVAFHGPLEPHAVRDVFAEHDLFAFPTAFENFGHVIAEALSVGCPVLAPDTTPWTPRLADGAGGVVESLEPAAWAERIREWALADADERTARREAAADAYDRWRDEAAPHVLAMLRDRVGGG
- a CDS encoding MATE family efflux transporter is translated as MSTTLVDQAASSGANLLMVVAVAQRLAPDTFGAFAIAYAGLVLVLACCRAWLGLPLALSTAADAVERRRLLGGACLLVLAAAPLVVGGIGFALPGVLALVGTATSPSTSLAVAVAAVLACLQDLARYAAVADDRPGRALASDLVWLGGIAVLLVAPIALDERAVMLAWFAVIAASAATGLVLTRPILSLRHASALVERGGGARGGSTVVALLSTGTALALSTLVAATFGAAASGSLLGAGTLLGPVNLLLALLDLAVLGRIVGLPPPHRRHVLVRVLAALWVVQLAWTLVLLALPTAVGEAVLGATWPGAHALVGLVSVEYAVAAAVAVVSLDLKVRDVGGAMVLARIAAGVVVLGGTALLAALAAPLVAVPFAMLAGTVAALAIVLAGVARPPVRIHRRTFEEVAA
- a CDS encoding O-antigen ligase family protein, producing MSVDRRIVVEASAVGVVGAVLAAVGLGPIALAIAGAVAACAWLARQGVFRLALGLVVVTTLGAASSVEVWASVSTYGRLAALGLLAIAVLREPTASDAPTASQRSVLGALVAIAGVATATTLWTIDVSTTLEQIVLLWTMVVIAAVASRRRWRTVEVVVGDVRVMVAVIAIVLVAGLVGHWLGVVPLPYGGRFQGLMANPNMAAQVGTLAIFLALAVLRLRRSWIALACIATSAATILLSESRTAIVAVVIGVVWMAVLAGARGLVAVVGLGIAGLCAATLLGPSPLQLALGRFGEVTAGDGLSGRSFIWSAGLDAVADRAHGWGWGTSDLVLADAYRAGATRELALTFHNSLLQVAVEGGVLAAVLLLVAYAGIVVPMLRTRRSSVAAALSGLAVAGIVAQMSESGVFGTGQVFPYLFWFGVCALLGLHAAARSEPGLPAEAGVRMVRR